The genomic window CCCTCTACCGCGACGCCGTGGCGTTCGCGAAGTCGATCGGCTACGTCAACGCGGGGACGGTCGAGTTCCTGCTCGACACGGCGGGCGAGCGCGCCGGCCAGCACGTGTTCATCGAGATGAACCCGCGCATCCAGGTCGAGCACACGGTCACCGAGGAGGTCACCGACGTCGACCTCGTCGTCGCCCAGATGCGGATCGCGGCGGGGGAGACCCTCGCCGACCTCGGCCTGACCCAGGACCGGATCCAGCTCCGCGGTGCCGCGCTCCAGTGCCGCATCACGACCGAGGACCCCACGGCGAACTTCCGCCCCGACACGGGCAAGATCACGACGTACCGCTCGCCGGGCGGCGCGGGCATCCGTCTCGACGGCGGCACGGTCAACCCCGGCGCGCAGATCAGCCCGCACTTCGACTCGATGCTCGCGAAGCTCATCTGCCGGGGTCGCGACTACTCGCAGGCGGTCACGCGCGCCAAGCGCGCCCTTGCGGAGTTCCGCATCCGCGGCGTGTCCACGAACATCCCGTTCCTCCAGGCGGTCCTCGAGGACCCGGCGTTCATCGCGGGCGACCTCAGCACGTCGTTCATCGACGAGCGGCCGCAGCTCATGCGCGGGCGCGTGTCGAAGGACCGCGGCACCAAGATCCTGAACTGGCTCGCGGATGTCACGGTGAACCAGCCGAACGGACCCGCGCCCACCACGGTCGCGCCGGTCGAGAAGCTCCCCGAGGTCGACCTGTCGCAGCCCGCGCCCGACGGGTCGCGCCAGCGACTGCTCGAGCTCGGCCCGGAGCGGTTCGCCGCGGCGCTGCGCGCGCAGACGCCGCTCGCGGTCACCGAGACCACGTTCCGTGACGCGCACCAGTCGCTGCTCGCGACCCGCGTGCGCACGCGCGACCTCGTCGCCGTCGCGCCGTACGTCGCGCGCATGACGCCCGGGCTGCTCTCCGTCGAGGCCTGGGGCGGGGCGACCTACGACGTCGCGCTGCGCTTCCTCGGCGAGGACCCGTGGGAGCGGCTCGCGGCGCTGCGCACCGCGCTGCCGAACATCAACATCCAGATGCTGCTGCGCGGTCGCAACACGGTCGGCTACACGCCGTACCCGACCGAGGTGACCGACGCGTTCGTGCAGGAGGCCGCCGCGACCGGCGTCGACATCTTCCGCATCTTCGACGCGCTCAACGACGTCTCGCAGATGCGTCCGGCGATCGACGCGGTGCTCGCCACCGGGTCCTCGATCGCCGAGGTCGCGGTCTGCTACACCGGCGACCTGCTCGACCCCGCCGAGGACCTCTACACCCTCGACTACTACCTGCGACTCGCCGACCAGATCGTCGAGGCCGGTGCGCACATACTCGCCATCAAGGACATGGCCGGCCTGCTGCGCCCGGCCGCGGCCGAGAAGCTCGTCGGCGCGCTCCGCGAGCGGTTCGACCTCCCCGTGCACCTGCACACCCACGACACCGCTGGCGGCCAGCTCGCGACGCTGCTCGCCGCGAGCCGCGCGGGCGTCGACGCGGTCGACGTCGCGAGCGCGCCCATGGCGGGCACGACCAGCCAGCCCTCGGCGTCCTCCCTCGTCGCCGCGCTCGCGCACACCGAGCGCGACACCGGCATCTCGCTCGACGCGGTCTCCGACCTCGAACCGTACTGGGAGGCGGTCCGGCGCCTCTACCGTCCGTTCGAGTCGGGGCTGCCCGGGCCCACGGGGCGCGTGTATCACCACGAGATCCCCGGCGGGCAGCTCTCGAACCTGCGCCAGCAGGCGATCGCGCTCGGCCTGGCCGACGACTTCGAGCTCATCGAGGACATGTACGCGGCGGCGAACGAGATCCTCGGGCGGGTTCCCAAGGTCACGCCGTCGTCGAAGGTCGTCGGTGACCTCGCGCTGCACCTCGCCGCGGTGAAGGCCGACCCCGCCGACTTCGAGGCGAACCCCGAGAAGTACGACGTGCCCGACTCGGTCATCGGCTTCATGGCCGGCGAGCTCGGCGACCTGCCCGGCGGATGGCCCGAGCCCTTCCGCTCGAAGGTGCTCGCGGGCCGCGACGTGCGCGTCGGCGTCACCGAGCTCACCGACGAGCAGCGCCGCGGGCTCGACACGCCCGGGACCGAGCGGCAGGCGCTGCTGAACGCGCTGCTGTTCCCGGCCCCGACGCGCCAGTTCGAGCAGATCCGCGAGCTGTTCGGCGACCTGTCGGTCGTCGACACCGCCGACTACCTCTACGGCCTCCGACCCGGCGCCGAGCACGTGGTCGAGATCGCCAAGGGCGTGCGCCTCTACGCCGGGCTCGAGGCCATCGGCGAGGCCGACGACAAGGGCATGCGGACCGTCATGACCATCCTGAACGGCCAGCTCCGGCCCGTGTTCGTGCGCGACCGGAGCATCACGGTCGAGACCCGCGCGGCCGAGAAGGCCGACGCGTCGCAGCCCGGCCAGATCGCCGCGCCGTTCTCCGGAGTGGTGACGCTCCAGGTGGAGACGGGTGCCGAGGTCGCGCCCGGCCAGGCCGTCGCGTCGATCGAGGCCATGAAGATGGAGGCGGCGATCACCTCGCCCATCGCGGGCGTCGTCGAGCGCGTCGCCATCCCGAAGACGCAGCAGGTGGAGGCGGGTGATCTGCTCGTCGTCGTGCGCCCGCGATAGACTCGGGACTGTTCCGCACTGATGAGGAGGGGAGTCGGTGGCAGAACACGATGATCAGACGGGCTCGACCCGTCGCCCGCGTTCCCGCACCACCGAGCGTTCCGACGACCGTCGGGCGCCTGCCGGGCCGGCCGAGCCGGGCCAGCCCGACGAGTCGATCGACGTGCGCGTCGACCTGCCGCCCGCGCCGCCGCCGAACATGCCCGACGACGAGGTGGCGGTCGCCATCGACGACGTCGCGGTCGACCCGGGCGGTCTCGGCGCGGTGAGCACGGGCACCACGTCGGTCGAGGTGCTCACGCCGGCGTTGTCGCGCGGGGGCTACCGGCACGCGGCCGGGCGCGATGCATCCCCGTACGGCGCGCTGCTCGCCGCCGACGCGTCGCGCACGCGACGCGAGCGCCTCACCACCGACACGGGTGCGCACGTCGCGATCGTCGAGGAGGCCGACGGCGAGCTCGTCGCGGCCGAGGTCCCCGAGACGCCGGAGTCGCTCACGGCCGACCGGCTCATCGACCTCAATCGCACCACGCGACCCGCGCCGCAGGGCGGATTCAACCGGTTCCTCTACGAGGCGACCCTGCACCTGGTCAACCTCGGCGACTCGGCGAAGGTCCGGGCCCATCGGGCGATGAACGAGCGGATCGGACGGCGCTTCGAGGGCGGGGCGCGGTTCGTGCCCGTGCTGACCCGGAAGGGCGGCGTCGGCAAGACGACCATCACGACGCTGCTCGGCATGGCCCTCGCCGACGCGCGCGACGACCGCGTGATCGCGATCGACGCCAATCCCGATCGCGGCACGCTCGCCGAGCGGGTCGACCGGCAGACGCGCGAGACCGTGCGCGACGTCGTCTCGCGAGCCTCCTCGATCGGCGGGTTCACCGACTTCTCGAAGTTCGTCTCGCGTGACGAGACGCGCCTCGACATCCTCGCGTCCGACACCGACCCCACGCTGTCCGAGGCGTTCGACGCCGATGACTACAACGTGGTCGCCGGCCTCGCCGCGCGGTACTACTCGCTCGTGCTCACCGACTGCGGCACCGGCATCGTGCACTCGGTCATGCGGGCGACGCTGCAGCGGGCCGACTCGATCGTCGTCGTCTCGGGCGGCAGCGTCGACGAGGCGCGCCTGGCCTCGGAGACCCTCACCTGGCTCGAGGCGAACGGGTACGGCGAGCTCGTGCGCAACGCCGTCGTCGCGATCAACCTCGCCACGCAGGGCACGCACCTGGTCAAGGTCGACGAGATCGAGGCGCACTTCCAGTCCCGCGTGCGCGAGATCGTGCGCATCCCGTACGACCCCCAGCTCGCGGCCGGCTCGGTCGTGCACTGGGCCGACCTGCGCCCGGTGACGCAGCACGCCGCCCGCGAGCTCGCCGCGCTCGTGGTGGAGGGCCTGCCCGTCGAACGCGGCCACTGACCCCCTCGCCCGTCGCCGCGACGGGCCCGACCCTGCCCGCGTGCGCGGGCCCGATCACGGAGCACCATTGCCGGAACGTCCCATTCGCCTGTTCGGCGACCCCGTCCTGAAGACCGTCTCCACCCCCGTCGAGGCGGTCGACGACCGCGTCCGCGGGCTCGTCGCCGACCTCGTCGACAGCGTGCGGCTCCCCGGCCGCGCCGGCGTGGCCGCGCCGCAGATCGGCGTGAACCTGCGCGTGTTCAGCTACAACATCGACG from Agromyces aurantiacus includes these protein-coding regions:
- a CDS encoding MinD/ParA family ATP-binding protein, with product MAEHDDQTGSTRRPRSRTTERSDDRRAPAGPAEPGQPDESIDVRVDLPPAPPPNMPDDEVAVAIDDVAVDPGGLGAVSTGTTSVEVLTPALSRGGYRHAAGRDASPYGALLAADASRTRRERLTTDTGAHVAIVEEADGELVAAEVPETPESLTADRLIDLNRTTRPAPQGGFNRFLYEATLHLVNLGDSAKVRAHRAMNERIGRRFEGGARFVPVLTRKGGVGKTTITTLLGMALADARDDRVIAIDANPDRGTLAERVDRQTRETVRDVVSRASSIGGFTDFSKFVSRDETRLDILASDTDPTLSEAFDADDYNVVAGLAARYYSLVLTDCGTGIVHSVMRATLQRADSIVVVSGGSVDEARLASETLTWLEANGYGELVRNAVVAINLATQGTHLVKVDEIEAHFQSRVREIVRIPYDPQLAAGSVVHWADLRPVTQHAARELAALVVEGLPVERGH
- a CDS encoding pyruvate carboxylase, yielding MFSKILVANRGEIAIRAFRAAVELGAKTVAVFPYEDRNSLHRLKADEAYQIGEPGHPVRAYLDVSEIIRVAKESGADAIYPGYGFLSENPELAQAAADAGITFIGPPTRVLEMAGNKVTAKQQAIAAGVPVLKSTEPSRDVEALLAQADEIGFPIFAKAVAGGGGRGMRRVDKRDDLRRALEEAMREADSAFGDPTMFLEQAVLRPRHIEVQVLADGTGETVHLFERDCSVQRRHQKVVEIAPAPNLSDEIRQSLYRDAVAFAKSIGYVNAGTVEFLLDTAGERAGQHVFIEMNPRIQVEHTVTEEVTDVDLVVAQMRIAAGETLADLGLTQDRIQLRGAALQCRITTEDPTANFRPDTGKITTYRSPGGAGIRLDGGTVNPGAQISPHFDSMLAKLICRGRDYSQAVTRAKRALAEFRIRGVSTNIPFLQAVLEDPAFIAGDLSTSFIDERPQLMRGRVSKDRGTKILNWLADVTVNQPNGPAPTTVAPVEKLPEVDLSQPAPDGSRQRLLELGPERFAAALRAQTPLAVTETTFRDAHQSLLATRVRTRDLVAVAPYVARMTPGLLSVEAWGGATYDVALRFLGEDPWERLAALRTALPNINIQMLLRGRNTVGYTPYPTEVTDAFVQEAAATGVDIFRIFDALNDVSQMRPAIDAVLATGSSIAEVAVCYTGDLLDPAEDLYTLDYYLRLADQIVEAGAHILAIKDMAGLLRPAAAEKLVGALRERFDLPVHLHTHDTAGGQLATLLAASRAGVDAVDVASAPMAGTTSQPSASSLVAALAHTERDTGISLDAVSDLEPYWEAVRRLYRPFESGLPGPTGRVYHHEIPGGQLSNLRQQAIALGLADDFELIEDMYAAANEILGRVPKVTPSSKVVGDLALHLAAVKADPADFEANPEKYDVPDSVIGFMAGELGDLPGGWPEPFRSKVLAGRDVRVGVTELTDEQRRGLDTPGTERQALLNALLFPAPTRQFEQIRELFGDLSVVDTADYLYGLRPGAEHVVEIAKGVRLYAGLEAIGEADDKGMRTVMTILNGQLRPVFVRDRSITVETRAAEKADASQPGQIAAPFSGVVTLQVETGAEVAPGQAVASIEAMKMEAAITSPIAGVVERVAIPKTQQVEAGDLLVVVRPR